In Tubulanus polymorphus chromosome 2, tnTubPoly1.2, whole genome shotgun sequence, a single window of DNA contains:
- the LOC141900138 gene encoding guanine nucleotide-binding protein subunit gamma-1-like yields the protein MSSAVAGQQKILEQLQLEASVPRKNVSECVADMMKFIDENLPNDCLVNGIPNKKNNPFQEKSGCDIL from the coding sequence ATGTCGAGTGCAGTGGCGGGACAACAGAAAATCCTCGAACAGTTACAGTTGGAAGCATCGGTTCCGCGTAAAAACGTGTCCGAATGCGTGGCCGACATGATGAAATTCATCGACGAAAACTTGCCGAACGATTGCCTCGTAAACGGAATTCcgaacaagaaaaataacccgTTCCAGGAAAAGTCGGGATGTGATATATTGTGA
- the LOC141899325 gene encoding growth arrest and DNA damage-inducible protein GADD45 beta-like isoform X2 — translation MPYNIGLKSDDYCQTDNNKMNISYSLRDLLLQARDQGRLIYGMYDSAKHMETDPDSVMLCILPESDLEDVTMHIHFTLIEAYCWENDIRLIKVDRTEKLVKLLGDKKAAVNDNDIAAGRALSTEDFSCITVRFPNATSDADEDVMHYYKQVCCDDPHPMIPLTV, via the exons ATGCCGTACAATATCGGACTTAAAAGCGACGATTATTGTCAAACTGA cAATAACAAGATGAACATATCGTATTCTTTACGCGACCTGTTGTTACAGGCCAGAGATCAGGGCAGATTGATCTATGGAATGTACGACTCTGCCAAACATATGGAGACCGACCCAGATTCTGTGATGCTTTGCATTCTTCCGGAAAGCGATTTGGAAGATGTGACAATGCACATTCATTTTACTCTTATTGAAGCTTATTGCTGGGAGAACGACATCAGATTGATAAAG GTTGATCGCACGGAAAAGTTGGTGAAACTTCTCGGCGacaaaaaagcagcagttaaTGACAACGACATCGCCGCAGGTCGTgctttatcaactgaagatttTAGCTGCATCACTGTTCGC TTCCCGAATGCAACGAGTGATGCTGATGAGGATGTAATGCATTACTATAAACAAGTATGCTGCGATGATCCGCATCCAATGATCCCATTAACCGTCTGA
- the LOC141899325 gene encoding growth arrest and DNA damage-inducible protein GADD45 beta-like isoform X1: MTFEDGENCQFIIQTDNNNKMNISYSLRDLLLQARDQGRLIYGMYDSAKHMETDPDSVMLCILPESDLEDVTMHIHFTLIEAYCWENDIRLIKVDRTEKLVKLLGDKKAAVNDNDIAAGRALSTEDFSCITVRFPNATSDADEDVMHYYKQVCCDDPHPMIPLTV; the protein is encoded by the exons atgaCGTTCGAAGATGGAGAAAATTGCCAATTTATAATACAAACTGACAA cAATAACAAGATGAACATATCGTATTCTTTACGCGACCTGTTGTTACAGGCCAGAGATCAGGGCAGATTGATCTATGGAATGTACGACTCTGCCAAACATATGGAGACCGACCCAGATTCTGTGATGCTTTGCATTCTTCCGGAAAGCGATTTGGAAGATGTGACAATGCACATTCATTTTACTCTTATTGAAGCTTATTGCTGGGAGAACGACATCAGATTGATAAAG GTTGATCGCACGGAAAAGTTGGTGAAACTTCTCGGCGacaaaaaagcagcagttaaTGACAACGACATCGCCGCAGGTCGTgctttatcaactgaagatttTAGCTGCATCACTGTTCGC TTCCCGAATGCAACGAGTGATGCTGATGAGGATGTAATGCATTACTATAAACAAGTATGCTGCGATGATCCGCATCCAATGATCCCATTAACCGTCTGA
- the LOC141899180 gene encoding metalloendopeptidase OMA1, mitochondrial-like: MYLQSNCAKLCFASRILITSHLQKLISNHNAAHIPLNINNRKLLKIGTRTKIWDSTPQQQQLQALCGYRTFHTTSTRNIAPFLWLFVKPFAKLSAILAGRGARGWWQDLPKDKQSRFQKILRELSPYVLGAIGVFASLFGINYWIHIETAPITGRRRFMAFTKQQYQQIVQLELENHLETHKEHMLPVNHPDTVKVVGICKRLYAANRDWIKFTDGGKFHVVVVDEPDNVNAFVLPSGHIFVFTGLLKAAKNNDQLAMIIGHEMSHAIMSHGVEHISFAQLLDWFVIVSLAAIWALIPSDSIAFIAQWIYQKLVKYALEMPYSRAIEVEADEVGLQMAAKACFDVREAPVFWTMLDLYTELHEENPVKIPEWLSTHPSHENRSETLDEFIPKMLKLRESCKCSSLPGKDPRDEIKQLKHYLKSMKTKPMFENTVILNPNVVSAKIIDSSTNK; the protein is encoded by the exons ATGTATCTTCAATCTAACTGTGCAAAATTGTGTTTTGCTAGCCGTATTCTTATAACAAGCCATCTACAGAAGTTGATAAGCAATCATAATGCAGCTCATATTCCTCTCAATATCAATAAcagaaaactgctgaaaataGGAACTCGGACTAAAATTTGGGATTCTACTCCTCAACAGCAGCAACTGCAGGCTCTCTGTGGATATAGAACATTTCACACAACTTCAACACGAAATATTGCTCCTTTTTTATGGCTATTTGTGAAACCCTTTGCAAAATTAAGTGCGATTCTAGCCGGAAG GGGTGCTCGAGGTTGGTGGCAGGATTTACCTAAAGATAAACAGAGTCGTTTTCAAAAGATCCTAAGAGAACTGAGTCCGTACGTACTGGGCGCGATCGGAGTATTCGCCAGTTTATTCGGTATAAATTACTGGATTCACATCGAAACAGCTCCGATCACCGGCAGACGCAGATTCATGGCTTTTACTAAACAACAATATCAACAAATAGTGCAACTAGAACTAGAAAAT CATTTGGAGACTCACAAGGAGCACATGTTACCGGTAAACCATCCAGATACGGTGAAAGTCGTCGGTATTTGTAAGCGTTTGTATGCGGCAAATCGAGACTGGATTAAATTCACAGACGGCGGCAAATTTCATGTTGTTGTAGTAGATGAACCTGATAATGTGAACGCGTTTGTTTTACCG TCGGGACATATTTTCGTATTTACCGGATTGTTAAAAGCCGCAAAAAACAACGATCAACTGGCTATGATTATCGGTCATGAGATGTCACACGCTATCATGTCACACGGA GTGGAGCATATTAGTTTTGCtcagttattagattggtttGTGATAGTGTCTCTGGCAGCTATCTGGGCTCTGATTCCTAGTGACAGTATCGCGTTCATAGCTCaatggatttatcaaaaactTGTCAAg TATGCGTTAGAAATGCCGTACAGTCGAGCTATTGAAGTAGAAGCCGATGAAGTTGGATTACAAATGGCGGCCAAG GCGTGTTTTGATGTACGCGAAGCTCCCGTATTCTGGACTATGTTAGATTTGTATACCGAATTACATGAAGAGAATCCTGTAAAGATTCCCGAATGGCTATCGACTCATCCTTCACATGAAAATAGATCAGAAACTTTAGACGAATTTATACCAAAG ATGTTGAAACTAAGGGAGTCGTGTAAATGCAGTTCATTACCCGGGAAAGATCCACGAGATGaaatcaaacaattaaaacattatttaaaatcgatgaaaacGAAACCGATGTTTGAAAATACTGTGATTCTGAATCCGAACGTAGTTTCAGCTAAAATCATTGATTCCTCAACAAATAAATGa